The Arachis duranensis cultivar V14167 chromosome 9, aradu.V14167.gnm2.J7QH, whole genome shotgun sequence genomic sequence GAGTGCGGTGAGTGCGGTGACTGGGTGGTGTTCTGTTCTTTGGGAGGCTGGAGGAACGAGGAGGAAGTGGAGGCTGGAGGAACGAGGAGGAGGAAGTGGAGCTGTAGAGGCTGCGAAGTGCGAAGTGCCCAATCGCGAAGGAGAAAGGGAATTAGGGTTCCCTCAGCAGCACAAAACGGCGCCGTGTTGCTGCAATGTTAAAAAACCGGCCGGGTCCcggttcggttcgaccgacCGGTAACCGGCCGGTTCGTCGGTTTAAGTTCGGTTTTCAAATACTGCGGTTTTTGTTATTGCCCGAACCGTAACAGTGACCGGTTCATGGTTCGACCGATTCGATCGGCCGGTTcgaaccggttttcagaacattgaAGAAACCTCAAGCCTCAATCCCCACTACCCCAGCCGAACCCCTTCCTCCCAGCACCCTCATCCTCCACCGTCCACAGCATCGTCGCCGACTCGCGGGCAGCAGCACAGTGGACAGCATCCTCACGGACGGCACCCACAGCAGCCTTTTGCGTCATTGCCGACATCACCCAGCCACCCACAGCACCCAGCACCCACAGCGCCGTCTCCTCCACGCCGAGTTTATGGAGCCTCCGAGCCAGGTATTCAATTTTATTGTTCTATATATTTGTTGcttgattgttgattgttgttcattattttattgttgattttttgaaattgctagtaattgatgattgttgTTCATTATTCATGGTTGATTGTTATtctttgttcattgttgattgatgattgCTATTTATTactgattttttaattatttgttcatTACTGATTGTTTAAAATTGTTAGTAATTAGGTTGATGAAGGTAGCTATTTTGTAAAGTATGTCAATGTTGTTCTTTTTCCCCTTATAATATTTGAAAGAAAACTACTTTCTGTTTCAGGTTGGGGAGATTATTAGCAGATTTGAGAAGAATGGATTTTACTTGAAAAGGTaacttcttttgtttttgttactaCTTAACACACGTGCTAACAATTTAGCTTAGAAACTCCACAAATTTTTAGCCTTATGCCGAAAGGCACTATGCTGACTTATCTAAAAAGCCTTTCTTTAATGGATTGGTCTAATACACTATCTCTGGTTCTATTCTTGCCATGGTCTGGGAGGGTAAAGATGTTGTTGCAACTGGCCAAAAGTTGATTGGAGCAACAAACCCCTTGGCATCTGAGCATGGAACTATCCATGGTGACTTTGCCATTGCATTAGAAGGTAACTATTTACTTAAACTCATCTCTATCTAACTGCATGGTTTTGTATGTGCTTTTCATAGATCTTAATGATAGGCCTGTTAAGTAAATTTCTGGTTGACAAGTAAAATGGTTAATGTTGTAATCTTGTTTTTGAAATAATTGGtcaaattaatcataaaatcaaGTGCACTTTAAATAAAGGTTGTAGTGGTCTATGTGTGTGGATCCTTTCTGATTGGAGTATTGGACTATGTCAGTTGTAgaattttaacattatttgAATAAGGTAGTCCCTAGAATGGGTCCTAAGAGATGATGCTGAAGATTCGCATGTGACATGATCAAGTGCTTCACTTCCTAGAACTTTAGGTTTGCTTGCATTTAGTTATCTACCAAAACTTCTGTGTGCTGATTATAGTTACTTGTTATAGGGGTATTATAGGCGAGGTGCAGCTCATCTTGCTATGGGAAAATTCAAGGAGGCTCTAAAAGATCTTCAGCAGGTAATTATATGCAATTATAAATGTCTGTTTTCTTAAAAGAGTTGCAGGTCATGGctcatttaaatataaaactgtGGTATTGCTACAATGCTGAATACATATAGGTTGGTACTCATTGCtttcatttttcatgtttctaaaataatatctcTTTTTGTTTGGTGTTGTTTGTGAGATCTTTAAAGTCATGcaattctcttatttatttgatctgCCCTTTCATAACAACTTTGATTACCTCACTTATGATATTATTTAGCATATACTGTCCAAATGTGTTTGATCTGATTTTCTTATATTAAATAGGTCAAGAAAATGTGCCCAAATGACACTGATGCatcaaagaaattgaaggaGTGTGAAAAAGCTGTTATGAAACTTAAATTTGAAGAAGCAATTGCTGTGCCAGAGCATCAAGGACGTCCAATAGCCGACTCCATAGATTTCCATTCTATAGGTACTATGTTAAATATGGCATCTGTTTAAAGTTTTGTTAgcaataattcaaaaatagaaagtgtgTTGAACAAATATGGATACTTGTGTACTACATCTTTGTGCAGACAAAGAGTAGGACTCCAGAAAAGAATTTATGTTCTTAGAGAATGATTAACTTGAAAAGAAAGTTAAGTTTCGTCAATGATGTGGATTGTGTATTTGTGTTGTTATAGTAATGACATTCAATGAATTAGTTTGGTTTTGTTCTTTCTAATTTGTTCTTGCAACTTTGGTAATTTATAATAGTATTgtagtattttttttgaattgattgaaaaaaccgaacaaaccaaatcaaaccaaaccgattttaattgatttagtttggTTTGGATGGCTTCGACAaaaaaatcgaaccaaaccgaaccacAGTTTAATTAGACGATCGGATCGGATGACATTTTTCTCAAAAATCGAACCAATCTGCACCGCGAACACCCTATTATAGTGTTTAAAGTTATATCTGAGAGACTATAATGGTAAAATTGGGATCTCAAATATCACATTGAGTGGATCATTATGAAAATTTACtctaaaaataaactttttatcattttatcaaaatttgacccaaaaattgatatatataataaaacaaactattaaaaattaatttgacaattaaaatttgttgaatATTAAGTTgtctaactaaaaaatatttgaaaattgaGTTGGAATATTACTactgattttttattaaaatttaacataaaaataaagtaattttaatatattgttagtataaaataattttatggtgTATCTAAGTATGTAACACcatgttaacaaaaataatcataataatattagTCGCATGAGTAGTTAAGAGACAAAACGAATATGACGGGacaattttatatcaaaattaagctAAAAAATTAATGTCTAATTaaatagaaattataaattgatttaataatttttttgggtgAACCattgatttaataattaaaacttGATAAAATGTAGATTGTTAAATTGCActgttttta encodes the following:
- the LOC107467792 gene encoding serine/threonine-protein phosphatase 5 isoform X1, with product MVWEGKDVVATGQKLIGATNPLASEHGTIHGDFAIALEEGYYRRGAAHLAMGKFKEALKDLQQVKKMCPNDTDASKKLKECEKAVMKLKFEEAIAVPEHQGRPIADSIDFHSIGTMLNMASV
- the LOC107467792 gene encoding serine/threonine-protein phosphatase 5 isoform X2, whose amino-acid sequence is MVWEGKDVVATGQKLIGATNPLASEHGTIHGDFAIALEEGYYRRGAAHLAMGKFKEALKDLQQVKKMCPNDTDASKKLKECEKAVMKLKFEEAIAVPEHQGRPIADSIDFHSIGRAN